One window from the genome of Candidatus Didemnitutus sp. encodes:
- a CDS encoding rhodanese-like domain-containing protein, translating to MKRILRQWLWAAAVAALISLGSLYFHRSELVWAAQANALVDLPEVSKWPKVLWVDARAETAFQADHIPGAISLNEADWSRGLPAFLAAWSPGTKVVIYCDSAECGNSAEVTARLRRELQLKDVFVLRNGWKAWKERS from the coding sequence ATGAAGCGGATCCTTCGGCAATGGCTCTGGGCGGCCGCCGTCGCAGCATTGATCAGCTTGGGGTCGCTGTATTTTCACCGCAGCGAGCTGGTCTGGGCGGCGCAAGCGAACGCGCTGGTCGATTTGCCGGAGGTGTCGAAGTGGCCGAAGGTCCTTTGGGTGGATGCGAGGGCTGAAACGGCGTTTCAAGCCGATCATATCCCAGGGGCCATTTCGCTCAACGAAGCGGACTGGAGCCGGGGCCTGCCCGCGTTTCTCGCGGCGTGGTCGCCCGGCACGAAAGTCGTAATCTATTGCGACTCCGCGGAGTGTGGCAACAGTGCGGAGGTTACGGCGCGGTTACGGCGCGAGCTGCAACTGAAAGACGTCTTCGTGCTGCGCAACGGCTGGAAAGCCTGGAAGGAGCGCTCGTGA